A window of the Streptomyces albireticuli genome harbors these coding sequences:
- a CDS encoding FAD-dependent monooxygenase — protein MTAHPRTGAPVKALVIGAGIGGLACAVALRRAGVEVEVHERAGELRAAGSGLSVMSNAVAALATLGIDLGLEKRGQVVESFVVLDHTGAEIRDIPFKEVCDKVGAPSVCLSRSDLQEALLDAAGGVPVHLGSAAVGYETGDTGVTVRFEDGSSARGDLLIGADGFHSAVRAQLVGGSEPSEDSGYVCWLGIVPFDHPALTPGSVRHYWGSGQRFGLIDIGHGRYYWWGTKNMPAARSHAWDGAKEEITRAYEGWADEVRAVIEATPAEDVIAVPSRDRAFLERWGDGPVTLLGDAAHPMLTTLGQGSAMAVEDAAVLAHTLAEPGALDDLPLALRTYEERRRDRTRAMVAASRSMSDLEQADTPGLRKVRDDYFRLTPREELARQNEEALTFPGVPAPEPRVRRPLSPLERWYWTADRTSPLSGVIRARLHGPAPLPLLRRALDVVQARHPLLRVAITGDEAGAEPAFRPLTGRQIPLRHVLVSPEDPSADTRWEREIEEHELAEGIDWRRGPLVRATVITRETAADDPEAVHDLLLTASHCVADGMTGLAVLKEWIGTAALLAAGEEPSRASLRALPAAEDLLPARHRGTEGAARLTDMLERDEREAARLRPRRVVADEPVPFEQRRTRWVRRSLDARQLEALTRACKRHGTTVHGALAAAMVTAVAREAGTTGPAYFSIGSPVDFRAELEPAVSPGEAGSYAATLPSRVLHRPDGPLWPMAKDVVRELAERRRREEHLAMVNLLDRVGPRSSADGESFMRYMDERGPLNLCLSNLGRYDFPDLAGPWRVSGTQVVAAVSVTGAVVATAVTGHGRLAWNFSYVDGLVPAARARRLADESVRVVLSALHD, from the coding sequence ATGACGGCACACCCCCGCACCGGCGCACCCGTCAAGGCCCTCGTCATCGGCGCCGGCATCGGCGGCCTGGCCTGCGCCGTCGCCCTCCGCCGGGCCGGCGTCGAGGTCGAGGTGCACGAGCGCGCCGGCGAGCTCCGCGCGGCCGGCTCCGGCCTCTCCGTGATGAGCAACGCCGTCGCCGCGCTGGCCACGCTCGGCATCGACCTCGGCCTGGAGAAGCGCGGCCAGGTCGTGGAGTCGTTCGTCGTCCTGGACCACACCGGCGCGGAGATACGGGACATCCCCTTCAAGGAGGTCTGCGACAAGGTCGGCGCGCCCAGCGTCTGCCTGAGCCGCTCGGACCTCCAGGAGGCCCTGCTCGACGCGGCCGGTGGCGTCCCCGTCCACCTGGGCTCGGCCGCCGTCGGCTACGAGACCGGCGACACAGGCGTCACCGTCCGTTTCGAGGACGGGAGTTCGGCCCGCGGCGACCTCCTGATCGGCGCCGACGGTTTCCACTCGGCGGTGCGCGCGCAGCTCGTCGGCGGCTCCGAACCCTCCGAGGACAGCGGCTATGTGTGCTGGCTCGGCATCGTGCCCTTCGACCACCCGGCGCTCACCCCGGGTTCCGTGCGCCACTACTGGGGCAGCGGGCAGCGGTTCGGCCTCATCGACATCGGCCACGGCCGCTATTACTGGTGGGGCACGAAGAACATGCCGGCCGCCCGCTCGCACGCCTGGGACGGCGCCAAGGAGGAGATCACCCGGGCGTACGAGGGGTGGGCCGACGAGGTGCGGGCGGTGATCGAGGCCACCCCGGCGGAGGACGTCATCGCCGTGCCCTCCCGCGACCGCGCCTTCCTGGAGCGCTGGGGCGACGGGCCCGTGACCCTGCTCGGCGACGCCGCCCACCCCATGCTGACCACGCTCGGCCAGGGTTCGGCCATGGCCGTCGAGGACGCGGCCGTCCTCGCGCACACCCTCGCCGAGCCCGGGGCCCTCGACGACCTGCCGCTCGCCCTGCGCACGTACGAGGAACGCCGCCGCGACCGCACCCGGGCCATGGTCGCCGCCTCCCGGTCGATGAGCGACCTCGAACAGGCCGACACACCGGGCCTGCGGAAGGTCCGGGACGACTACTTCCGGCTGACGCCCCGTGAGGAGCTCGCCCGGCAGAACGAGGAGGCCCTCACCTTCCCCGGCGTCCCGGCGCCGGAGCCGCGCGTGCGGCGCCCGCTGAGCCCGCTGGAGCGCTGGTACTGGACGGCCGACCGGACCTCACCGCTCAGCGGTGTCATCCGGGCCCGGCTGCACGGCCCCGCGCCGCTGCCGCTGCTGCGCCGCGCCCTCGACGTCGTCCAGGCCCGGCACCCCCTGCTGCGGGTCGCGATCACCGGTGACGAGGCGGGGGCGGAGCCCGCCTTCCGGCCGCTGACCGGGCGGCAGATCCCGCTGCGCCACGTCCTGGTGTCCCCGGAGGACCCGTCGGCCGACACCCGGTGGGAGCGCGAGATCGAGGAGCACGAGCTCGCCGAGGGCATCGACTGGCGCAGGGGGCCGCTGGTGCGCGCCACCGTGATCACCCGGGAGACGGCCGCCGACGACCCCGAGGCCGTCCACGACCTGCTGCTCACCGCCTCGCACTGCGTCGCCGACGGCATGACGGGCCTGGCCGTCCTCAAGGAGTGGATCGGGACCGCCGCGCTCCTCGCCGCCGGCGAGGAACCGTCCCGCGCCTCGCTGCGGGCGCTGCCCGCGGCGGAGGACCTGCTCCCCGCCCGGCACCGGGGCACCGAGGGTGCCGCCCGGCTCACGGACATGCTGGAGCGCGACGAACGGGAGGCCGCGCGGCTGCGACCGCGCCGGGTGGTGGCCGACGAGCCCGTGCCCTTCGAACAGCGGCGCACCCGGTGGGTGCGCAGGTCCCTGGACGCGCGGCAGCTGGAGGCGCTGACGCGGGCCTGCAAGCGGCACGGCACCACGGTGCACGGGGCGCTCGCCGCCGCCATGGTGACCGCCGTCGCCCGGGAGGCCGGCACCACCGGGCCCGCGTACTTCTCGATCGGCTCCCCCGTCGACTTCCGCGCCGAGCTGGAGCCCGCCGTCTCCCCCGGCGAGGCGGGCTCCTACGCGGCCACCCTGCCGTCCCGCGTCCTCCACCGGCCGGACGGGCCGCTGTGGCCGATGGCCAAGGACGTCGTCCGGGAGCTGGCGGAGCGCCGCAGGCGCGAGGAGCACCTCGCCATGGTCAACCTGCTGGACCGGGTGGGGCCGCGGTCCTCGGCCGACGGCGAGTCGTTCATGCGGTACATGGACGAGCGGGGGCCGCTCAACCTGTGCCTGTCCAACCTCGGCCGCTACGACTTCCCCGACCTGGCCGGCCCCTGGCGCGTGTCCGGCACCCAGGTCGTCGCGGCCGTCTCGGTGACGGGCGCCGTCGTGGCGACCGCCGTCACCGGCCACGGGCGCCTCGCGTGGAACTTCAGCTACGTGGACGGGCTCGTCCCGGCCGCACGCGCGCGGCGGCTCGCCGACGAGTCCGTGCGCGTCGTCCTGTCCGCCCTCCACGACTGA
- a CDS encoding nucleotidyl transferase AbiEii/AbiGii toxin family protein yields the protein MTTTPWERFRYGPWDADMVVPQSPPDEETRAERDLPATLLPVPGEGVLQHPVYDPAANHHALGMRLSEPEFTDPGTGDAWYAARRRALDLTLAAVAGSPWAEHLVLRGSVLLKAWFGDAAREPGDLDFVVVPDTWQLGDARTDTMLEEIARAAEERSREAGSPVRFDAAGAVSDEIWTYDRVPGRRLVLPWTAVGDGVPPGTVQLDFVFNETLPAPPVRTEVLPGVPMPAASPELSLVWKLLWLVTDMHPEAKDLYDAVLLAEHVRVPYPLLERVLAEADEPVGLSYLLWHAAEADWDEFAKDHAALAEDREGRLTRLVTALAPGFHPEEDGTYAQLVAAFDHTTDILRGEHEAGGMAAVEEWLGARSLHCVEALVAVRELLGREEHTLDEAAEVLASFRDTRADTPRYPYRNGWCGDAFRTAARLGAACA from the coding sequence ATGACGACGACACCGTGGGAGCGGTTCCGGTACGGACCGTGGGACGCCGACATGGTCGTCCCCCAGTCGCCGCCGGACGAGGAGACCCGGGCGGAGCGGGACCTTCCGGCGACGCTCCTCCCCGTCCCGGGCGAAGGGGTGCTCCAGCACCCCGTGTACGACCCGGCGGCCAACCACCACGCGCTGGGCATGCGGCTGAGCGAGCCCGAGTTCACCGACCCGGGCACGGGCGACGCCTGGTACGCCGCCCGGCGCCGCGCCCTCGACCTCACCCTCGCGGCGGTCGCGGGCTCCCCGTGGGCGGAGCACCTGGTGCTGCGCGGGAGCGTGCTGCTCAAGGCGTGGTTCGGGGACGCCGCCCGGGAGCCGGGCGACCTGGACTTCGTCGTCGTGCCCGACACCTGGCAGCTCGGCGACGCCCGTACCGACACCATGCTGGAGGAGATCGCCCGGGCCGCCGAGGAGCGCTCGCGGGAGGCCGGGAGCCCGGTGCGGTTCGACGCGGCGGGCGCGGTGAGCGACGAGATCTGGACGTACGACCGGGTGCCGGGCCGACGCCTCGTCCTGCCCTGGACGGCCGTCGGGGACGGTGTGCCGCCCGGCACCGTCCAGCTCGACTTCGTCTTCAACGAGACCCTGCCCGCCCCGCCCGTACGGACCGAGGTGCTCCCCGGCGTGCCGATGCCGGCGGCGAGCCCGGAGCTCTCGCTCGTGTGGAAGCTCCTGTGGCTGGTGACGGACATGCACCCCGAGGCCAAGGACCTCTACGACGCCGTGCTGCTCGCCGAGCACGTCCGTGTCCCGTACCCGCTCCTGGAGCGGGTGCTGGCCGAGGCGGACGAGCCCGTCGGCCTCAGTTACCTCCTCTGGCACGCGGCCGAGGCCGACTGGGACGAGTTCGCCAAGGACCACGCGGCCCTCGCCGAGGACCGCGAGGGCCGGCTGACGCGCCTGGTCACCGCCCTCGCCCCGGGCTTCCATCCGGAGGAGGACGGCACGTACGCGCAGCTGGTCGCGGCCTTCGACCACACCACGGACATCCTCCGGGGCGAGCACGAGGCGGGCGGCATGGCGGCCGTCGAGGAGTGGCTCGGCGCGCGCTCGCTGCACTGCGTCGAGGCGCTCGTCGCCGTCCGTGAACTCCTCGGCCGCGAGGAGCACACCCTCGACGAGGCCGCGGAGGTGCTGGCGTCCTTCCGGGACACGCGCGCCGACACCCCGCGGTACCCCTACCGGAACGGCTGGTGCGGCGACGCCTTCCGGACCGCCGCCCGTCTGGGGGCCGCCTGCGCCTGA
- a CDS encoding SDR family oxidoreductase, translated as MIRQSKPTPPAGRAVVLTGASSGLGKECALHLERRGFRVFAGVRRTEDAEKLRAEASSSRLRPVILDVTDEESVRTAAAEVADATGGQGVWAVVNNAGTCVSAPLECVTPERLRAQLDTNVVGAVAVTQAFLPQLRRTRGRVVNVSSGLGALAVPYLGAYATGQFAKEGMSDALRRELRPFGVSVSVVRPGAIATPIWDKVREAGEELLDRAPEEVAGLYRASFARFLDMNEERARTSGTRPEDFARTVFRALTAPRARTRYHVGADARAAAALSRLLPDAALDRAFARLTG; from the coding sequence TTGATCCGACAGTCGAAGCCCACCCCTCCGGCCGGCCGCGCCGTCGTCCTCACCGGAGCCTCCTCCGGGCTCGGCAAGGAGTGCGCGCTCCACCTGGAGCGGCGCGGCTTCCGTGTCTTCGCCGGTGTCCGCAGGACGGAGGACGCCGAGAAGCTGCGCGCCGAGGCGTCCTCCTCACGGCTGCGGCCGGTGATCCTGGACGTGACCGACGAGGAGTCCGTACGGACGGCGGCGGCCGAGGTCGCCGACGCCACGGGCGGGCAGGGCGTGTGGGCGGTGGTGAACAACGCCGGTACGTGCGTGTCGGCGCCGCTGGAGTGCGTCACGCCCGAGCGGCTCCGGGCGCAGCTGGACACCAATGTCGTCGGGGCGGTCGCCGTCACCCAGGCCTTCCTTCCGCAGCTGCGGCGCACCCGGGGGCGCGTCGTCAACGTCTCCTCGGGCCTGGGCGCCCTCGCGGTGCCCTACCTCGGCGCCTACGCGACGGGGCAGTTCGCCAAGGAGGGCATGAGCGACGCCCTCCGGCGCGAGCTGCGCCCGTTCGGCGTCTCGGTGTCGGTGGTGCGCCCGGGCGCGATCGCGACGCCGATCTGGGACAAGGTGCGGGAGGCCGGCGAGGAGCTCCTGGACCGGGCGCCCGAGGAGGTCGCCGGCCTCTACCGGGCGTCGTTCGCGCGCTTCCTGGACATGAACGAGGAGCGGGCGCGGACGAGTGGCACCCGGCCCGAGGACTTCGCGCGTACGGTCTTCCGGGCCCTGACCGCCCCCCGGGCCAGGACCCGCTACCACGTCGGCGCCGACGCCCGGGCGGCCGCGGCGCTGTCCCGGCTGCTGCCGGACGCCGCGCTGGACCGCGCGTTCGCCAGGCTCACCGGGTGA
- a CDS encoding helix-turn-helix transcriptional regulator, with amino-acid sequence MRDPARRMHLRCSVALARAAERAEDQPTRTARLASAACHARRAGLPRRATALDALALQRTAETTWAAGDRAGFLAAARRLGAHGGVPGPVRDYHRGAAAAMCGDGRLSAALLRTACRAAPEDDPHALLYASRAAMVLGRLSQARALATSALTRAGRHPAAVPRLLTHLALVELVADRYARAESHALRGLDAALAAGRPDLAAHLRGVLAMAASVRGDGTGCRAHARAALATARTHGLMVPAVLATWSLGLLDLAHNLPEEAVERLRPLVLGTSSVHHFAWRQRVIPYFVEAVALAAPALPAVGRRRAVRQARATLRCFEEWAEASADRQGRATALRCRALLAAPGAADPAFDRALALMEGSGSEFAQARTSLLTGMSLRRRRRPGEACAHLRGAMLRFEACGADVWVERARDEMRAAGRAEPETRPRALASLTPQQLRVARHVAEGRTNREVAALLTLSHRTVDHHLRNVFATLGIRSRVQLVHALAPGGDPPGA; translated from the coding sequence GTGCGCGATCCCGCACGTCGGATGCACCTCCGCTGCTCCGTGGCGCTCGCCCGGGCCGCGGAGCGCGCCGAGGACCAGCCCACGCGCACGGCACGGCTGGCGTCGGCCGCGTGCCACGCCCGGCGCGCCGGACTGCCGCGCCGGGCCACGGCCCTGGACGCGCTCGCCCTCCAGCGGACCGCCGAGACCACCTGGGCGGCCGGCGACCGGGCGGGCTTCCTCGCCGCGGCGCGGCGCCTCGGGGCGCACGGCGGGGTGCCGGGCCCGGTCCGGGACTACCACCGCGGAGCCGCGGCGGCGATGTGCGGCGACGGGCGGCTGTCGGCCGCCCTGCTCCGCACGGCCTGCCGGGCCGCTCCCGAGGACGACCCGCACGCCCTCCTGTACGCGTCCCGCGCCGCGATGGTGCTCGGCCGGCTGTCGCAGGCGCGGGCGCTGGCGACCTCCGCGCTGACCCGGGCCGGCCGGCACCCCGCCGCCGTGCCGAGACTCCTCACGCACCTCGCCCTGGTCGAGCTCGTCGCCGACCGGTACGCGCGCGCCGAATCGCACGCCCTGCGGGGCCTGGACGCCGCGCTCGCCGCCGGCCGGCCCGACCTCGCGGCACACCTGCGGGGCGTGCTCGCCATGGCCGCCTCGGTCCGCGGCGACGGGACCGGCTGCCGGGCCCACGCGCGGGCGGCCCTCGCGACGGCGCGGACCCACGGCCTGATGGTCCCGGCCGTGCTGGCGACCTGGAGCCTGGGCCTGCTCGACCTCGCGCACAATCTGCCCGAGGAGGCGGTGGAGCGGCTGCGGCCGCTCGTCCTCGGCACGTCCTCGGTGCACCACTTCGCCTGGCGGCAGCGCGTGATCCCGTACTTCGTGGAGGCCGTCGCCCTGGCCGCCCCCGCGCTCCCCGCGGTGGGCCGGCGGCGGGCCGTCCGCCAGGCGCGGGCGACGCTGCGCTGCTTCGAGGAGTGGGCGGAGGCGAGCGCCGACCGGCAGGGCCGCGCCACGGCGCTGCGCTGCCGCGCCCTGCTCGCCGCCCCCGGCGCCGCGGACCCGGCCTTCGACCGGGCCCTCGCCCTCATGGAGGGCTCCGGGAGCGAGTTCGCGCAGGCCCGCACCAGCCTGCTGACCGGCATGTCCCTCCGGCGGCGGCGCAGACCGGGCGAGGCCTGCGCCCATCTCCGGGGCGCCATGCTCCGCTTCGAGGCGTGCGGCGCGGACGTATGGGTGGAACGGGCCAGGGACGAGATGCGGGCGGCCGGGCGCGCGGAGCCGGAGACCCGGCCGCGGGCGCTGGCCTCGCTCACCCCGCAGCAGCTCCGGGTGGCCCGGCACGTCGCCGAGGGCCGCACCAACCGGGAGGTCGCCGCGCTGCTCACGCTCAGCCACCGGACCGTCGACCACCACCTGCGCAACGTCTTCGCGACGCTCGGCATCCGCTCCCGGGTCCAGCTGGTGCACGCCCTGGCGCCGGGCGGCGATCCGCCGGGCGCCTGA